The following nucleotide sequence is from Apium graveolens cultivar Ventura chromosome 4, ASM990537v1, whole genome shotgun sequence.
AACAACACTTATTGGGTCTAAGTCTAATTGATTGAATACCAAAGTGTTGCGTACAAAATAGCACTTATTAGGCATGAGTCTAATCATGTGAATACTAAAGTATTGTGAATGAAGTAACACTTATTGGGCATGCGTCCAAATATCTATAAGTATTACTCCGAATGCAATCGAATCAACATGAGTAAATGCAACACAATTATATTAGTTGTGGTGGTGTATAGAACTTACTTATCTTCCTCTACAAGCATTTCACTAACAATAAAATAATGATACGTATGATGACTAAATGATAGGAAAATTATTGCTTTAAAACTATATCATGAGACGATTCATAAACCTAAAGAACTACGTAGACTTGATCCCTGTAAatggtacgtaggcatcttgagAGAGGGAGATGAAAATTAACATtatgttgttgcctcaagaacagTCTAGATAATCATAAAATATCAAACACTTTACCAAGTTCTTCTTATATCTCTATACAAAAACCCATCTACAGATCTTAATATTGGCACCACGTCCTTGACGAAATTTGGTTCCAACAATATGTTTAAATTACTAGGCAATTATTTTTCCCGGACCTTTTAAACTATGTATTCCATCATTGTTTTTGTCAAAAacatttataatatttttaataatattttaaaatatattattttaaaattttgaaaaaaattaattataaactATTGGATGAAGACCCTACATAACCATATTTTATTGCCCATCAACGATTTAGTTGGCCCAAAATATCTATCAGATACTCCATTCCAATAGAGTCCTCCACTTGTTAAGGAGTATCTCACTAGACACTCATTTTACAATGAGTCTAATACTCCTCTTCACCGGAGTATCAGCCTAAATACTCCTTTGTCAATGGAGTATAAACTCTAATTCTCCTTTTTCAATGAAGCAACAAGAGAGTACTAGCCCTGATACTCCTTTATCAGTGGAGCAACATGTGGGATATTTCTTTCTCATTGGATTATCTTCTAAAATTTCAAGATTGTTGAATTAAAGTCCACAGTTTTAGAGTTTATGTTCAATGATATTTGACCTTGCTCTAAATCgaaatatttttttattcattttttaaaatatttttaaaattcaaatgaTGAATCATTTAATCCTAAAATATAAAAACTTGTACAAATAGTGTTCACGcctaaatttaaaattaattgaattAAGGTCTAAACTTGAATTATAGTTTAGGCTTTAAGTTTAAGGCCCAAAACCCTAAGTTCAGGTGTCATGTTTTAATTATTGAAcctaaaaatattaaaaaatttagaaatagGATTCATgcttaaattttaaaaattatcaGATATACagttaaatatttaaaaaatatatataaaaattaagtgataCTCCACTAATGATGGATTATCTATAATACATAATGACTACTCCCTAATTTACCCATTTAACAATTTAGGTAAAaaaatttacccatgacccaaATCCTATATATTTTGCTAGATCCATGGACTACCTAATTAAGTTCAATTTACCCATCTTAATCTATATGGTTATTATTTGAATTTCAAAAATAAAGCCATCTATGGAAAATGATTTGAACAAATCAAATCATGCATGATTTTCTCCAATTTGTTACatcattttctctctctttttccaAATCATCATgcacctctctctctctccctcagTCGACGGATTACAATGGAGTTACAGTACTGCTTCTGAACTTAAAAACTTTGTTTGGAGTTTACAATACAGTCTCAACGTATTGTTTTTAAACCTTGGTTGCTCCATAACTATTTTTGTTAGATTGTTTGATATTTTCCCTTGATTCTCCAGAACTGTGTGGTTAGATTGTTTAATGTTTTCATGATAGAAATGGTACATGACATTCTTCTCATTATGTTCAATTTTAGGATTCAAGCGTGTTCTTGGACGTAATATTGAGAAAACCTTGAATCCATCTGATGCCACCAGTGAACAAGGTTTTAATCCTCATGATGATGCTGCATGTAAACATTTCCCTATTTATTTTTGACTAATTTGTTGATTTTGTCGAACCAGATACAAAACGCAGGGTTCGTGGGAGAAATGTCAATTATATTCTTTCAGACAGGACTAATCTCCATCCTACAAAGAATCACCAGTCTAAATCCGTCAACAATGATATATGTACCCTATTGTTTTTTGAATTTTACACGATATCTCATGTGACTGCTGTTATGATTCCTTATAAGTTATCTTGTATACATtaataagtttttctttactCTTTTGGTTAGTTATACATGTATCTAATCCACCAAATTTGCATGAAGATGCATTGTTATGAGCAGTTAGTGGCAAGGAGAATCAGAAACCAGATATATTGTTTACCAAAACCTCTTTCAGCCGATTAAATCCAAAGCAGAGCCAATGTATGTCGCGCACTTCAGATCATAAGAAACTCTATCAAGGTTCACTCTATGAATTTCCTTATAGCTAATGCCGTATATTTGTTATTTAAACAGGTTCCAAACCTTCGTCGATCAAATAATGTTTGTGGACGATGAAAGAAGCACATCTCAGCCGTGGTCCTCTACAAGCAATTAACGGTAACTTGACATATGAAATAAACTATACTGAACATTTATCGCACAACAATTGTGTATATTATTATGCCTCATATTGTATAACTACTTTTGTATCAATCCTGACATGGATGCAGGTAATTATTTGCTCCATTCTCATCTAACACCGTTATCAAATGTTGATAACTTTAACAATGAATCAGAAGAATCAGGTTAGTCCAGTCTGTGATGTTTGTGTATATTTTTTAATGTAATATTAGTTTTTGTACCTATACGGTATAGTGGACTTGAATCTGTGTAATTGAAATTAAGTAACATACAAGCACATACTTTGCCATATTATTTATGTTCAGATATAAAGTCAGCCAATTTAATACAGAGAAATGTCTCAAAGCGCTTGGTAGAATATATAGTTTTTGATTTATATGATACCCTGATTGGCAGGGTATGTAAGTGAAAATGAGGAAATTAGAAACAATTTACTACAAGATATTCTGGTTCAAATATACAGTCAACCAATTTATGGAGAAGACTGTATGCGTACGATAAATTTAAGTAATCAGTCTCTGCGCAGTATTTACACTGCCACGCCTGGTAAGCTTCCTAAACTTGGTATTTGGAATGGCGATACTGAAAGCTCACAATTCCTGTTTATCATGTAGATTCAGGCGATAGTGTTTACCACCCCATTGGTAATGACAACTTATATATAGAACATTTGTTAATGTCAAATCTCCACGATATTGTGGTTGACACTGATTTCCAACCAAGTTTTGAACTTCTGGCTAACAACCGATGTGAGGTCAATACTGTTCCAAGATCAAATCCCCACCTCACCCAGCCTGGTAAGCAATTATGACTGAGTATCTACTGAGGAAATGTTATAGATTTTATTTGCTAATATAAAATTCTTGATTGGAAATTAGATCAAAATAAGCAAGTGAGGGTGCGTGGAAAGAATTACAGTTCCAAGGATCATAATGTATTCCGATCTACACTGCCACAAAATACAAGTTTGAGCGAAACCATTTTACACAATCCTGGAAGAAACACGTCACCTTTGGTTGCTTCCCACACATCAGGCACGACTTGATAATGAATCAAGTGAACACGACTTAGATACGTAAATTAAATGTTATTAACTGTCATAATTTTGTAAGTTTTTTTCTAGATAAAAACAAAGTTAGCGTGCCTGGCAAGAAATAGCTCGCCAAAAAAAACAATATTCTGTAGTGCAGTGCCATCTTCTTATACAGGATTATTCGATAATTTGATATACACTACCGCTGGGAACAAATCGCTTTCAGAATGTACTTAAACATCAGGTCAATGTTTGTAATAATTCTTAATTGAACAATAGATGTACAAACTATCAGAATCATAACTTTCCATGAATTTTTACATAATTGAACTAATGTTCTATATCTATAATTATTGATTTATTAAAAGTTTTGTAGGTGTTCATATATGTGGAGAAACATGTGCAAGTCCTAAAACTCCGTGTGCACATAAACTACAATCCATAGAGTTTTCAGGTGTGGTTCACATATATGTGCGTACATTAATGTATACTATTAGATTGATAAGCATCCAATATGTTTAGTTCACAAGTTTACAAACAATGTATTTGTTACAGCATGTCAGATGAGAAAATAGGAAACTCCAGGAACATGTCAAAGTGATAAAAGTGTATTCACTTTCTCATTGCCTGCATCCAGAGTGCAGAAACGATCGCGGAAATCTCTTAACCCAGATGGATTACAAACTGGAGAACATCTAACCAAAAAAGTTTATGGTAGAATAAGTCCAGGTCCTTCGACGTTCGATACATCGTCCGTAAAAAGTACTTTTGAGCGAGGAGAAAGTTCAGGGTCTAAAAACTTATTATCTGACTTTAAAAGTGTTGATGATTTTGATAGCAGTGACAATGATTGTTTATCCAGCGGTTTGAATTTAGATTTCACACACTACATAATAAGCTGTGAATTCTATATGTTTTTTGCATTGCTTACTCTCTGATGAATTGCAAATTTTTGTAGGAGACTATGAGGATATTGATGTAGATTTATCTAACAATACTAATATACTATGCCTAAGTGGAGTGAGTACCTTGATGTTGGTGCTCCTGAAAAAATTTGTTCAAAATGTCAGGCGATCATGTGGAATCAAGAAAGGGACAATAAATCTGCACCAAGACAGCCTCCAACTTTTTCTCTTTGTTGTAAAAATGGTCAGATAACTCTTGATAAAGAAAAACAACCTCCTGAACCTCTTGCTACACTCCTTAGTGGTGCATCCCGTTTTAGGCATTTCAAGCAAAATATTAGAATGTACAACTGTATGTTTGCGATGTCTTCCACTGGAGGAAAAATTGATCACAGTATCAATCATGGCGGTGCTCCTTATTGTTTCAAGGTCAAAGGTGTAATTACCACAGTATAGGAAGCTTTGTACCACCTGACGGTGCAATCCCCAAATTTTGTCAACTCTACATATATGACACTGAAGATGAAATGAACAACAGAATAAACTCCATTAAAGGAGGAAGTGATTTTGTTGATGAGGGTATCGTACAGTCTTTGTTAGAAATGTTGGATAAACATAATCGTCTGGTCAAAGGTTTTCGTATGACACGTGAACGGATTGAACAAAATGCAGTTGATGAATTTAGATTGGTTCTAATAGCTTCTTCTTCAGTATCTGGTCGACCTAACCATATTGGCCCATCAAATGAAGTTGTCGGATTGATTGTCACAGACGACTATGCAAAAGGATGTAGGGATACAATAATCCATTCAAGAACTAATGGATTGGAGAGGATATATGAAACTGATCCACGATTTATACAACTACAATATcctcttctttttccctgcaaATAGACCTTATAAAAAACAGCCCAAACACACTCAGTTTGTAGAAAATAAAGATCCAATAGAAAAGGGAGATAGAGAACTCATCACGATGAAAGAGTATTACCATTATAAACTAATGATTCGACCTTTAGAAGGTATATTCTTTATCTGCACTTTGTTTTAGTACATATTCTTTAATATTCTCTCAAATTTACAAAGAATCAAGCATTTAATCACGAGTTTACAGGTTTGACTCCACATCTCGGAGGTCGTTTATGGCAGCAATATGGGGTGGATGCATTTACTGCAATGGAGCAGTACAGACTTGACTGGATCAGAGATAACCAGACAATGATTCGTTCAGATTTGTACGACACATACGGGATGCACTACAAAAGGGTGATAGCAATCCTGAAAATGTCGGCAAAGCAACAATTTTACCTGCCTCATTTACTGGCAGTAAAAGGTACATAAATAAGTATTTTAAAGATGCTTTGGCCATCTGTCAAACGCTTGGCCACCCATCACTGTTCCTTACAATGACCACAAACACAAAATGGCCTGAAATACAACGGATGTTAAAGTTTTTACCCGGTGTTGATGTTGTTAACGCTCCAGACGTGGTTGCAAgggtttttaaaatgaaagttgACCAGATGGTTGAtcaaatcaaaaataaaaattgttTTGGACGTTGTATAGGAGGTATTATAATATGAAAGCTTTTTCTGATGATTTAATTTTATACTTTGACAATAAAATGACATGTATGAAAATCATactatttttctaatttaataCCTTGGCATTTTACAGTGATGCACGTCATAGAGTTTCAAAAGCGTGGACTGCCACATGCTCACATGCTTATTTGGTTGCATCCAAACAATCGTCCAAAAACCACGGACCAAATAGATAAAATGGTGTCTGCAGAAATTCCTGATCCAAGTATTGATCCTGTTGGATACGAAGCTGTAAGGAATTACATGATTCATGGACCATGTGGAAGAAATTGTATTAATTCTCCAAGTATGGCTAAAGGCAGTTGTACTAAACATTTTCCTAAAAGGTAAATCGTCGTCATTTACACCATAGTTGTACTAAACAATTTCCTAAAATGTAAAGCTTTGTCATTTACACCATACTCAACGAATTTATTATAACAGTTCATATACTTGATGACATTGAATTATAAAATTGTTCTATCATTTTTAACAGGTATAATTTTCACACATTCTTCGATGACTGTGGCTTTCCTATTTACAAAAGAAGGAAAACAGGAATTACTGTAAACAAAAAGGGAATTGAGCTGGATAATCATTATGTTGTCCCATACAATCAAGATCTTCTAATAAGATTTCAATGTCACACAAACCTAGAGATTTGTAACAGCTCAAGATCACTGAAATATCTATTCAAGTATTGTCGGAAAGGACAAGATACCGCAACCATGTGTTTGAGGAAAAAAACAACCGCCAAGACTATCGCCACAACACCAATCACTCTGGAGAAATGTCTGATTGATGAAGTTAAACATTACTTAGATGGTAGATATGTTTGTACATCTGAAGCATCCTAGAGGATATTTGGTTTTGACATCCATTCCCGTTGGCCTTCAGTTGAACGTGTGCCAATACATCTACCAAATGAAAAGCACGTGTCGTTCAGAAACTCACAAAATCTACAGGAGGTGTGCGATAATGCAGGATCAAAAAAAGCAAATTAGAAGCATGGTTTGAAGTAAATAGAATATATCCAGAGGCCAAAAATTTCACCTATTCAGAATTCCCAAGCAAGTTTACCTGGCATCCACAACCGGGTTCCTGGAAACCGAGAAAACGAGGTGATGTCATTGGAGGCTTTCTGAAGTACATTCATCCAGCGGTGAATTATTATATCTCCAAATGCTCTTGCTTAGGATTAAAGGTGTTGTTTCTTTTGATGATTTGAAGACAGTCCACGACCATATTCATAAATCTTTTCACGAATCTTGTGCCGCACTAGGTCTCCTCCAGAATCACCCGCAATGGCATGAAGCTATAGCTGAAAATTCGCATACATCCATGCATCCACAACTCCGTGCAATGTTTGTCAACATTGTAGTTTACAGTCCAATTTCTCATCCACGTAGTCTTTGGGATACTCATTGGGGATGCATATCGGATGATATTGTTCTTGTGAGACGACACCTCACTAACAATCCAAATCTTTGTCTATCAGATTATGATATCTAGAATTACGCTCTTGCAGGTATAAGTTTTAATAATTCTTTCAGCCCTATCATTTTCCCGTATGTAACTAACAGGATAAATTGTATGTACATTTATTCCAGAGATTGAGAAATTGTTGAACGATATTGGTAAAAGCCTTACAAACTTCCCATATATGCTATTCCCAGGAGAAGCATATTTTTCCAACTCTAATAATAGGCTAATTCTTGAGGAAACATCCTATGACACAgaagaaataaagaaaatccatGAAAAAATCATAGTCTTCTGGATGATGAACAGAAGAGAGTCTATGATTCAATTCTTGACAATATCAACCAGAAAAAAGGTGGTGTTTTCTTCGTTTACGGGAGTGGAGGTTGTGGAAAGACTTTCTTGTGGCAGACACTATATTATCGATTACGGTCGAAGCGTAAGATTGTGCTTCCTGTGGCCTCATATGGTATAGCTGCCATGTTGCTTCCCGGTGGAAGAACCGTACACTCCCGCTTTCACATTCCTCTCAAACTTGATGAACATTCTTCTGTCGGGTTAAGACATGGGACCGATATTTCCGAGCTAATTCAACAAAATGATTTAATAATCTGGGACAAGGCACCTATGAAACATCATCATGCATTTGAATGCGTTGATCGATCCTTGAGATATATTATGTCTGATGTTGATAAAAGAAGAGCTAAAAAGCCATTTAGTGGTATAACCATTGTTTTTTGGTGGAGATTTTTGGCAAACACTTCCAGTTATTCCAAAAGCGTCAAGAGCTGAAGTAGTTTGCGCTACCCTCAATAAATCCAAGCTTTGGGATTCTTGTGAAGTATTTTTATTGAAGCAAAACATGCGGCTTAATGCAGAAAATATAGAATCGGAGAATAAAATCATCACTGAATTCAGCAAGTGGCAGCTTGCGGTCGGTGATGGTAAGGAAACCAATATTTCTCCAGATTCAGACAGTGGTGAAATGTTAATCAAGATTCCTGATCAATATATCATTAATACATCTGGAGATCCTATCCAGAAGCTTTTTGAGGTAACATACCCAAATTTTCTATAGAATATCTCTTCGCATGAATACCTCAGATCAAGGGCTATACTAACACCTACTAATATCGTGGTGGATGAAATTAATATACAGCTCCTTGAAAAAATTCCAGGTACTTTGTTTACGTATCTCAGTTAGGATTCAATCGATGATGCTGGTGATGATGATAATGATTTCAGGTCTGCATTTCCAGCTGAGTATCTAAACTCTATAAATATGCCTTGCATTCCTAAGCATGAATTAAAATTAAAGGCAGGAGTGGTCGTCATGATTATGAGAAACTTAAACCAGATTATGGGATTATATAATGGTACTAGAATAATTGTCAAATCATGTAGAAAGAACAGTATTGAATGTGAGATATTATGTGGGTCTCATGTTAGAACCAAACATCTTATTCCAAGAATCGAGATGATTCCAAGTGACACAAACTGGCCCTTTTGAATTTAAACGTGTTCAGTTTCCAATTCAGATATGTTATGTCATGACAATTAACAAAAGTCAGGGACAATCACTTAATACGGTTGGGCTTTACCTTCCTAGAGCAGCTTTCTCACATGGACATATTTATGTTGCCATTTCTAGAGTTACACGTCCTGAAGGCCTCCATATTCTCATAGATAGTGATGATGGTAGGAGCACAAATATTACAAATAATGTAGTTATTGAGGAAGTGCTTTACAATCTTCCAAGCGTAGACAATTGACCTGACATATTAATATAATTGTGTTGTATACTTCTCTTTCTCCTGTTTCATTCCTGATTTTCGATGTCATATATCAATGTCGTACGTGTAGCAACGCAAATATTACAAACATTTATGTGTAAAACCTACATCAATGTACATAATTAAAACATTATCTCCAAATTAACCAtatgtttttaaaaattttaacaTATCGATCAAGAATATATCTTTAATGGTTAAAATAATAGTACAAATCTGAATGATATGCTTGGTAGGCAGTATTCCTCTATTTTTGGAAGTAACCAAAATGATAAGGTGGGTTAGTTGTCATCATCACATCAAATACTATGTAATCAATTATCAAAAAATTAAACCAGGATATTACTCTTATTCTCATTTAAACTAATAGATTTGCACTATCAAATTCCAGCTAAAATAAAGGCATATCCCTAATGCCTCGCTGGTGAAATATAGTTACAAAGTTTTTACAGAATGAGATTCATTTGCTAAAACATCAGTTATCTTTTTCTCTCAAGAGTGCAACCATTTTATAAGAGTTTCATTTTGTTAACCTATTTTTACTATTCTCAAAATATGGGCTGAATGATTTTCCTACTTACTGTGCTAATCTACATTGCTTGAATAATCTTTTTACATTGCTCCTCTTATAGTGTTGTTTTTAATGGAGTCATTTGATCGTCTATCCAATCTCGACAAGGCTAGTACTAACTGGAAAATTAAGGTCAGGGTTACCAGGATGTGGGCTAATATGACTTTGGAGGCAAACTCACTGAAAGGCTACAATCTCATTCTTCTGGATGATGATGTATGGTTAGATGTATTTCTGTCAATCTTGGTTTGTACTTAATTGTATTTATGTAGTTTATGTAATTTAAAATTGTAGGATAACCATGTTCATGCCTTTGCGTATCACAACATTTGGAATGGATTTACCACAAAGATTGTGGAAGGCGGTGTCTACATTTTTGACCAGTTTGTAGTTAAAGATCCTGTCGGGAATTTGAAGCCGGTCCAGACGAATCTATTTATCAGATTTACAGGCTCCACTACTGTCAGGACTGCTCTTGATGATGGCATGATCCCTTTACAAAAATTTGAGTTTCTGGACCTCGGAGATTCATTTGCGGAAGCAATTAAATGTCTTCCTCAACAGCAGCCTGAATTTGCAATAGGTTCGGTAACGCATTCACTATTATCTTACTGTACTCATATTTAATACCAATTTAATAGGCTAAGCACTTATACAACAATATCATGTAAAATACGTTCTGTGTAAGACAGATATAATTGGAGTTGTCGAAGAGTATGAAGGTTTGACCAAGCTCCTAACTAAATACGGAGATAGAGATATTGTGAAGTTTAGAATATATGATTCAAGGTTGTTCACATATGTATATTTATTAAGTATTAGATTTATTGCTATATTTCCATTCTGCTAAATATTATTAACCACAACTCTCAATCCCGTTTTCAAGTAATGCCCACAAAGTGACTGTTTGGGGTGATCTTGCTGTGTCGTTCAACGACAAGATGGTTGAAGATCCCAAGAAGCCTATAATTCCTATTTTAACAAGTACAAAAGTGACTACTTTTATGAGTAAGTTATTCTTATTTGCAATCCTATTATATAATTGTAATTCTTGCTGACTAAATATTTTACTTGATTACCACATTCAGGTTCTATTCAAATTGGTACACTACCATCAATTCATTTGTATATAAATCTTGATGATGAATCTGTGACTGATATGAGGCAAAGGTAACAAATagatataaaattaaaattaactcATCCACCTTTTActctatatttattttgttgaaATTGTTTAGGTTGCTTGAAGAAGGTTATATACTGAAAAGAGAAAATTTGATCCAAGCTAAACAAAATGAACTGGTTCCTACCTTATTTCAAAAATTTTCGCTAAAGGGCCTTAATGAGAATTTGACATACGAACATCTCAAGGTATATCGTTAATCCAATTTTgacaaaaaatatattataaaatattccGTTATGTTGTTAATAGTTACATTTTCATCGTATTCCAGAGAAGAATTTGCTGCACGTTTACCATTATCAAGGTCGATGAGGAAACAAATTGGTGGTTTTATAGCTGTAACAAATGTTTGCACGAGGTTGAGCGCATTGGCACAATATTTAAATGTACCAACTGTCCTCGGAACATTTCCGTCTCTCCGAAGAGGTTACTCATATATTAAAATTTTTGTACAATTTTTGTACAAAAGATATTTTAATTGAAGCCTAATAATATTAGCTACCTATTGTCTTAAGGTTTCGTCTAATGGTTCTTGCTGAGGATGAAACATTTGCCTGTAATGTTGTTCTGAATGATCGAGCTGCTAGAAGAATTCTTGGAACAAGTGCTGCAAAGGTGGTTTCTGATTACGATAAGGTAAACAACTTTAATAATATTACATTTGCATTTATATATGTTATATCACATATACGAAATCAATTTATTATAAATGTGTTTATGATCCATCCAAAAGCTTTCCCAAAGTTCTTAAATCATTAGTTGGAAGACTAATTTCAGTAGAACTAAGTCTAACCAAATCAAACATTGTTGAGGACAACAACCTTTTTTATGCTGAAGATATATATGAACCTACAATGCAGACTCCAACTCCTTTGGATTCTCCCATTCTGTCTGAAGGTTATTTCAATAACATTAGTACTGAAATGAGTGAATTATATTGTTGTTTTACATTTACTATTTGAACATTAATTTTGCCTGATTAATATATTCTCGAACTTTCTTATCAACGATATGTGCATATGTAGTACTCGGAAGCTGACGACGTGCATGTAACTTCAGGCACGGCTAAATAtgttaacaaaaaaataaaaaggTACTCATATTACTATCATCTTATGTTAAACATCCTATTTTCTCATATACCATGGTTCCCTTTTTCACTAAacaatcaatttatttatttatcactCTAAAACTTAGAAGTTATAATTTATTTACTGAATCATTCGCTTTGTGATTGCAGGAAGGTTGATATCATTATTCAACTATGAGGATTTTGAAGAAATTTCAATTTTCTTATTCCAGAAATAATTTTTAATAGTATCATTTAAGTGACAGTATTTGTTATTCCAATTGTCACTATTAGTTATACTCTGTTTCCATAAATTGTTATCCATGTTTTTTGATACTGATCATTTATTAATGTGAGCTATGCCTAGACATATATATACGACTTTAATTTTCAATAATTACAGAGTAACTTATTTATCTTCTATTAATGAATCATGGTACCATAATTTTATTGTATTGTAGTTCTTATTTGTCGTGGATTCTGTCATACACCTTTTGTGTTATAGTCAATGTCCTTTTTGGACATAAACGATTTATTGGAATATAGTGGATAAATTTAAAAATTCTAGCATATAGGACATTTTTTAAATATGACAAATTAATTTTAACATTATACAATTTTATGTGTTTTTTAACCTGAATATACTCAAAGTAAGCTCTTTAATTTTTAAATCCTGCACAACATGATATATGACAACCGTATTGTGATGACTCTTACAAATTTATCTTAATGTTGGTTTGTTGAGGAATGTGATAAGTGCTGCCAAATATTTTTTGATTGATACGGAATGACATAGCCTATCAAAATTAGGCTAACTTACTGCAATCAAGATGACAAAATATTCCTAAACAATGTTGTGATTGAGTATCTTTACCACATTCAAACCTGATCCTCTTCAACTAAAAGAATAATATATATTCACTATCTTGGACAGTTGTTCTATACTCAACTTGCATAAAAACATCCAGGTATGTAATCATTATCTTCAATTCCAACAAAAAATTACTATACATAATACATTCTCTTATTAAAATTTGACCATCTTTGATCACGATATGGAAGACCATCAGCATTTGTCTTATCTGAATCCCACTCAAGTTTCCTAGATGTTGAAAGTTAGAGTAACAAGAATGTGGAGATCAATTAATGGTCTTGGAGAGGTCTCGAGGCACAATCTTATTTTGCTGGACTGTGAGGTGTGTTTTATATTTATCTGTTGCAATGAAAATAATGTACTTTAGTTGTATTTTTATATACATTAAT
It contains:
- the LOC141718395 gene encoding uncharacterized protein LOC141718395, giving the protein MKEYYHYKLMIRPLEGLTPHLGGRLWQQYGVDAFTAMEQYRLDWIRDNQTMIRSDLYDTYGMHYKRVIAILKMSAKQQFYLPHLLAVKDVVARVFKMKVDQMVDQIKNKNCFGRCIGVMHVIEFQKRGLPHAHMLIWLHPNNRPKTTDQIDKMVSAEIPDPSIDPVGYEAVRNYMIHGPCGRNCINSPSMAKGSCTKHFPKRYNFHTFFDDCGFPIYKRRKTGITVNKKGIELDNHYVVPYNQDLLIRFQCHTNLEICNSSRSLKYLFKYCRKGQDTATMCLRKKTTAKTIATTPITLEKCLIDEVKHYLDGRYKKGGVFFVYGSGGCGKTFLWQTLYYRLRSKRKIVLPVASYGIAAMLLPGGRTVHSRFHIPLKLDEHSSVGLRHGTDISELIQQNDLIIWDKAPMKHHHAFECVDRSLRYIMSDVDKRRAKKPFSGITIVFWWRFLANTSSYSKSVKS